Sequence from the Trichocoleus sp. genome:
AAACTAGCAACAGAGCTGTCTCGTCGTGCGACCGGGAAAACGCTTTATTTAATTGACGAACCTACGACGGGTCTCTCGTTCTACGATGTTCACAAACTATTAGATGTGCTACAGCGCCTCGCTGATATGGGCAACTCAATTCTGGTAATTGAACATAACCTAGACGTGATTCGCTGTGCAGACTGGATTATTGATCTGGGTCCGGAAGGGGGCGATCGGGGCGGCGAACTGGTGGCAGTGGGCACACCGGAAGAAGTGGCGCAAAATGAGCGATCTTATACCGGACAGTATCTCAAGCGAGTGTTAGGACAGCATCCCCCAATGCCAACTTCAGATTAGAAGCGCAGATAGGGTCGTGCGATCGTGATGAGGCTGCCATCTTTTTGTCATGGCTGTCCTATAAATTAAGGTGTGCTTTAGCCGCTGTCACATCGTTTATGCAGCAAGTATGGGTCGCTTCGGCTTTGCTGTATTTAGGATTTATTGCTGCGGGTAGCTGTCATTTGTGGGGCAACAGTTTCGAGCCGTTCCCCACTCGTTGCTTCCTTTTGTTGCTGATTCCCCAACCCCTAAAACAAGAGCCGGCGATCGCTCCCATCATCCTGAAATTCCTGTTCTCCGACGCCAACCAGCTCTACAATGACGCGCCGAGGATGAGGTTGCCATTCTCCCTGCCGAGCCGCAATTTCAACCACGGTTCGATCGCCATCCGGATAAACGCGGTAGGTTGTGGTGGCAGAAGCACCCTCACGGTAGGCAAAACTCTGTCCGTCATCTTCGTAGAATGTCCATTCGCCCGTACCCTGCCAGACTTTGAACCGCAGTTCTGCGAGAGGGGATTGATCAACAAATTGCATGACAGGAGCCAGAGGAATGATTGAACCTGCCCGAATGTAAAGCGGCATTTTTTCCAGCGGCGCATCTGCCAGAATATGGGTGCTCCCCTGGTAGGGTTTGCCTGTCCACCAGTCATACCAAACGCCATCGGGAAGATAGACTGCGCGGCAAGTCTTTCCGGGTTGAACGATCGGCGCTGCCATCATTGCCGAACCGAGCATCACCTGATCAGAGAGTTCATAAGTTTGGGGGTCTTGGGGGAAATGGTAGAGCAGGGGTCGCAAAATGGGTGCGCCAGTGGTTGCGGCTTCCCAGAACAGCGTATAGAGATAGGGCAGAAGTTGATAGCGCAGTTCAATGTATTCCCGGCAAATTTTCTCAACTCGATCGCCAAATACCCAGGGTTCATGGGGGTCACTGTCATAAGTCGAATGCGCTCGCATTAGTGGATAGAGCATCCCCACCTGCATCCAGCGAGCAAACAGTTCAGCCGTCGCGTTTCCGGCAAATCCGCCGATATCTGCACCCACGAATGCCACGCCAGAAAGCCCCAGGTTACAGAGCATGGGCAGCGACATTTCCAGAAATTCCCAGCGTGATTGATTATCGCCTGTCCAAACCGACGACCAGCGCTGAATTCCAGCATAGCCCGATCGCGTCAGAATAAACGATCGCTCTTGAGGTCGCAGCTTTTCCATCGCTTCTGCTGCTGCTCTTGCCATCATCTGACCGTACAAATTGTGCGTTTCGGCGTGAGTACTGCGCTCGGATAAATCGCCCTGCGGTGTATCTAAGGGAAACCACATTTTTACACCCGGATCACCAAAGGGACGATCGTTCATGGCAGGCTCGTTCATGTCGTTCCAGATGCCTGCTATCCCAACTTCTGTGAGTTCTTTGTGCCAACTGCCCCACCACTGCCGCACGTCTGACCGCAGAAAGTCGGGGAATACAGCGCGATCGGGCCAGACGTAACCATGAAACAGCTTGCCTTCTTTGGTGCGGACAAAATACTCTTGCTCTAAGCCATCATCCATCACTGCGTAGTCGGCATCGGGTTCGTACTTCACGCCCGGATCGACGATCGTTACTGTTTTGAAGCCGTCCTGCTTGAGGTCACCAATTAACTGCTTCGGGTCAGGAAATCGCTGAGAATTCCATGTAAACACCCGATAGCCGCGCATATAGTCAATATCCAGATGGATCACATCACAGGGAATTTGCCGCTGCCGAAACTCCTGCGCCAGTTCTCGCACTTCGGCTTCCGATCGATAGCTCCAGCGACACTGATGGTAGCCAATCGCCCATTTGGGTGGCAGGGGCATCCGTCCGGTCAGCTCGGTGTAGGTTTGCACGATCGGGGCAGGTTCGGAGGCATAGATCAGGTAGTAGTCGAATTCTGGGCTTTCGGTTTCCAGATGCAGCAAACCCGCCTGCTTAGCTCCCACATCAAACTGGCTGCGAAAGGTGGAATTGAGGAACAGCCCGTAAGCCAGGTTTGGACGCATGGCAATAAAGAACGGAATTGCCTGATACATTGCATCGGTCAGGGTGTCATAGTCGAGGCTATCAACCGTCCAGTTGGTGTAATGCCGCGCCGTTTTGTCTAGGGTGCCTGTGCGTTCACCAAAGCCATAGAAATGCTCTTCTGCCTCAATTTGTTTCCAGGCAGCAATGCCGCTTTCTCGCCAGGCGATTCCTAGCCCTGTATCTTGCGCGAAAGGTTGATTGTTAACATCAAAACAGGTGATTTTGCAGGTCGATCGATTGATACTGACTCGGATTTGGGCTGTCTGAATCTCAATTTCTGCCTCTCTTTCTGTGACCTGAAACGGCACGATCGCCCAGTCTTCATCTGCCTTGGTCACAGCCCAGGATCGCGGCTGCATCCACTGACCTGTCGGGGAAAACCGAACGCGAATCACATTTGTTGCTAAGACGCTAATTCGTAAAATGCCGATACCACACTGTAATTCGAGTGCGCGATCGTCATATTGGAACGCTTTCACGTCACCCGGAACAGTCCAAGCAGGTTCCAGCGTCGGCAATTGTCCAAAAAAATCTGGCATGAGCTTCAACGAGTTCCAAATGCATCACTGTTAGCTGTAATTTGCATTTGTAAAGATAAGCATCGCTCGTAGGGTAGAGGCAAGCGAATTGGTGAAGAGAAATATCTGGATCGCTCCTTGCTTTGTCCTGCCTTTTCCTGTTTTATGCTGAAAGGGATCCTTTCATTGACTTCAATTTGATGGGCTTTAAGCGTCGCCAACTATTGCGCTGGCTAGGATTTGGGGGAGTCGTTAATTTATCTGCTTGTGTGCAGCAGTGGGCAACTCAGGGGGAAACTAATCGATCGATCGCGGCAACGCCTGCTCCGAGTCCTGCGATGAGTCCTTCTGTACAATCTCGGCTCTTGGAGCAGCAGGGAATTGTTGATCCTGCTAGAGGTGATGTCCGGATTGTGGTGATTAGTGACCTGAACAGTCAGTATGGCTCAACGGATTATGAACCAGAAGTCGATCGCGCAATTGCCTTGATTCCGGGATGGCAGCCTGATCTGGTGCTTTGCGGTGGCGATATGGTGGCAGGTCAGAGTGCTTCGCTGAGTCGGGCAGAAATTCAGGCAATGTGGGCAGGGTTCGATCGCCATATTAGTGCGCCATTACGACAGGCAAAGATTCCGTTTGGTTTTACGTTGGGCAATCATGATGCGTCGGGGGCAAAGGCAAGTAACGGTCGTTTTTTATTTGCGAACGATCGAGACTTAGCGGCGGTTTATTGGAACGATCCGCAGCATCATTCTGGCTTGCAGTTTGTCGATCGTGCCCGGTATCCCTTTTATTATTCTTTTCAGCAGAATGATATTTTCTTTTTAGTTTGGGATGCTTCGACTGCAACTATTTCGGCTGATCAGCTCAGTTGGGTCGAGCGAAGCCTTGCCAGTTCTGCGGCTCAGTCTGCCAAACTGCGAATTGCGATCGGACATCTGCCCCTTTATGCCGTTGCAGTGGGACGGAATAATCCGGGTGAATATCTGGACAATGGCGATCGGTTGCGGGCTTTGCTTGAACGCTATCAGGTTCACACCTACATCAGCGGGCATGATCATGCCTATTATCCTGGTCACGTTGGACAGCTCCAAATGCTCCACTGTGGCGTTTTGGGAAGTGGGATTCGTTCCCTCTTAAATGGCAATTCGCCGCTGATGAAAACCCTGACGGTGATTGATGTGAATCTTGCTGCTGCTGATACGATCTACACGACCTACGATGCCAAAACGCTGAAAGTGATTGATCAGCGCATTCTGCCCCGCTATATTGCCAGCCCCACTGGTAAAATTCTCCGACGCGATCTGGAATGGTCAGATTTGACGGCTGCGGAAAAGTCAGCTTAACGCCCGATCTGCCTCAGTTCTGCCTCAGTCTGCTCGCTGCACTGGCGTAATTTTTGGATCAATAATTTTTTGCCCCAGTCCCGGAAACTTGATTGCCAGACAAATTTTATTTCCGGCTCCAAAAATATGCGTCACATGACCAGCACCAAATGCCCGATGAACCACTCGATCGCCCACAGACCAATCATCAGCGTGGGTTCCGGGGGCATCGATCGTCTGTTCGCGGATTTCTCGGATTGGGGTCGTCATCCGCTTGGGAATCGCATTGGCAACGCTCCCTAAGAGCAGGTCTTTGGGAAGTTCACCCAAGAAAAGGGAAGGGCTGGCAGGTTCACGGGAACCATAGAGGCGGCGTTCTCTGGCATAGGAAATAAACAGCCTCTCTTTAGCGCGAGTAATGCCGACATAGCAGAGACGACGTTCTTCTTCGATCGCCTTTGGATCTTCGAGCGATCGAAAATTGGGAAACAGCCCTTGCTCTAGCCCCACCAGGAATACGACCGGAAATTCCAGTCCTTTTGAGGAATGCAGCGTCATCAAGGAGACTTTAGACTGTTCTGCTTCGTTGAGATTATCCAGATCTGAGGCAAGCGAAGCATTTGCCAGGAAAAGGGGCAAGCTCGACTCGTCATTATCTTCCTCAAACTGTCGGGCTGCGTTGTAGAGTTCCTGCACGTTTTGGATGCGATCGAGGGCTTCGTCGGTTCCCTGCTGTCTTAAATCCTGAACGTATTCAGAGTCATCTAATACGCCTTGCACAATCTCGGATGCAGGGAGTTCTTCTGCTTTTTCCTGCCATTTCTGGATCATTCGGGCAAAGGCAATGACGGGTTTTGCCGATCGTCCTGCTAAAGTCTGCACTGAAGTCTCGTCCCGCAAAATTTGCCAAAATGGGACACCCAATTCAGAAGCCGCTTTATCCAGTCGATCGAGGGTTGCTTTACCAATGCCGCGTCTGGGTGTGTTGATAATTCGCTTCAGGCTAATTGAGTCATCTGGATTCGCAACTGCCCGCAAATAGGCGAGTACGTCTTTAACTTCTTTGCGATCGTAGAACCGTAATCCACCCACTACGTTGTAGGGAACACCATATTTCACTAACAGTTCTTCAAAGGCGCGAGACTGAGCGTTTGTGCGGTACAAAATTGCAAAGCTACCCCAGTTCAATTCTGGATTCTTTTGTTCAAGTTGGCGGATCTGATTGACAACAAACCCTGCTTCTACGGTCTCATCGTCTGCCCGATAGCAGAAGATCATTTCGCCTGCGCCTCTCGTGGGACGCAAAATCTTATCAATCCGCTCTGTGTTGTTTTCGATCAGCTCGTTGGCAACTTGTAAAATGTTTTCAGTCGATCGATAGTTTTCTTCCAGCTTGACCATTGTGCGTGTATCGTCATCTGGCAAACCATCACCAAAGTCTTGCTGAAAGTTCATCAAAATCGTAAAGTCAGCTGCTCGAAAAGAATAAATAGATTGATCGGCATCTCCGACAACAAAAATCGATCGCTGATTCCAATCATGGAATTTTTCTGTATCTTCGCCGTTCGTCACCAGTAATTTAATCAGGTTGTACTGGGTTCTATTGGTATCTTGATATTCATCAACCAGGATGTGACGAAAGCGTTTGTGCCAATATGCTAAAACCTGATCATTTTGCTCAAAGAGCTTCACTGGAAGCAGAATGAGATCATCAAAGTCAAGTGCATTATTCGCCGATAAAGATTTTTGATATTCGGCATAAATATTAGCAATGACTCGTCCCCGATAGGTTGCCTGCTCTCGCTCTAATCCCTCTGGCGATAGTCCCTGATTCTTGGCGTTGCTGATGGCATAGCGCACCGATCGTGGTTCAAACTTTTTGTCATCCAGGTTTTGATTAATGACAATTTCCTTCACCAAACTTTGCGCGTCTGACTCGTCCAAAATCGAGAAATTGCGGTTCCACTGCGCTCCCTGTGCTCCCTGATACTTCTCAATATCAAATCGCAGAATTCGGGCACAGAGGGCATGAAACGTGCCAATCCACAGATTTTTGGTAATGTTTTTGTAGACGGACGATCGCAAACTGGTTTGTTCTCGCGATGACAGTGCCTCTAGTGCTTTCCCGTGGCGATCGAGGGCTTCCCGTTCCGCAAACAGCTTTTCAATCCGCTCCTTCATCTCCTTGGCTGCTTTGTTGGTGAAGGTAACTGCCAGAATATTCTCTGGATCAACTCGATGGGTCAACACCAAATTTGCGATTCGATAGGTCAGGGCACGAGTTTTTCCGGAACCAGCCCCTGCCACCACAAGCAAAGGACCACAGAAATGCTCAACGGCACGACGCTGAGAGGAGTTGAGATGGCTGAGGAAGTCAACGGGCATAGGACGTTAGAAGTCGGGTGTCAGGGTTCAGGAGTGAATCAGAAGTTATATCTTACCTCACTCCTCTCGATCGGATGGTTGGCATTACAAGAGTAAAATTAGGGCTGTGACAAGTTCTGAGAACTCTTCTCTTCGCTACCCTGCCCAGAGATGAAAGGTAAATAAGCTTGCCAGTAACCCCATGAGCAGCACGCTTGTCATCGTCCAGATGCGATCGAACAGTTCATTCTTTCCCCAATGGCTTAAGACCAGAAAGACTGAGGGAACGGTGAGTAAATAGCGGCTCATGCTCCAGGACAGCCCACAGGTCATTGAAATGAAGATCAGTCCTAGACCAAATAGAGAAATGCCGGGATAACGACGGGCGGTTAATAGGCAGGAAGCAATCCCTAAACCAATGACGCCAAACTCGATCGCATAATAAGCTTGGGCTTGAGGATTGTCACCAAACAAGCTTAAAAATGCTTGACTCCAGGCGGAAACTGCCCGATCGATCGCGAGAAATTCACACTGAAAATAGTGTTTTTCAACCCGCTTAAATGCGCCACCAAAAAACGAAAATCGCCAGATGAGATGAGTCAGGATCGGCGCAAGCAGGATTGCCCCAAATCCGATCGCTTGCCGTCCCCAGTTAGCCCGCTTGCCAGAATGACGATTCTCGCTCCTGTCTGCCCAATAAGTCTGCCAGACTGCCCAAGCTAAGGGAATGACAAGCAAAACGCCAGCAGCTCTGGTTAATGTGGCGATCGTTGCTAATCCACTTGCCCAGAGAAGCCGCCTTCTGGCAATGAGCGCCAAACAACTGAAGGTGAACCCAATAAACAGCCCTTCTGTATAAACCTGCGCCAGAAAGAAGCTGGTGGGAAATATTGTCAGGTAAGAGACTGCTCGCATTCCTGCGGCTTTACCCCAACTGGATTGCACCCAGTCAAATAAAGCCAGCATTCCTGCTAATGTTCCGGTGATTGAGATAAAAACACCTGCAAATGTGGCAGCGTCGATCGGTGCTAAACCTGCATAAATCAGAGGAGTGGCGATGAATCGAATCAGATGTGGGTAGACCGGAAAGAAAGCATAGTTGACGGAAATGGGGCGATCGAACGGCGGTTTTGCGTTGGGTTCGGGTGGAATTGTGCGAATTTGGGGATCGTTGTATCCCTTCAGGGCGATCGATAAATAATATTCTGAATCCCAGGCAGCTTGAGTCTTAAAAACCGATTGAGCAAAATAAGGGTTTTGCTGCAAAGTTCGTTGATGGGTTGCTTCAGCCGTCCAAAATAAAACATGATCGGGCTTTTCAGCACTGTAGCGAGCCGCAACAAGCGTCTGGTAGCTCAACATTATAGTCACCCAGGCAAACCAGAGGAGGATGATTTTGCGAACGGTCACAAGCTGCCTCATTTTATCAACTGCTCTCTGCCTGGAACTCAATTCATCTCTCTGGACAAAGATAGCTCATAGATTACTGCGTAAATGATGACGCTGCAAGTTTTTACACAGCATAAAGCGATCGCTCGTAATGATGAAAGCGATCGCTCGATGGAAATGAATTTATCCGATAAGCCGTGATTCTATTAGCGGGATGAATGTGAAACTACATCACCTAGCATTGTGCTGCTCTACCGCTTGTTGACCACATCCTGCAACAGGTTCATCAGGCGTTGCTTAATGGCTTCTTCAATTCTGGCAGCAGCAGCCCCGGCTTCACTTGCTTTTGCAGTTAATTCAGCTTGAGCCTGGTCAATTGGATTTGGTTCTCCGGCTGCGACACGGGCTTTTGCTTCGTCATAACGAACTTTAGCCGCTTCAACCCGTTCTTTTGCTCCGGCATAACGATCGCCATAACGGTCTGCCAGTTTTGCATCAATTTTTACCAGCTGCTCTTTAAGCTTGAAAAATTGACCCTGGAGGCGACTGAGCTGCTGTTCTTTGATGTTCTTCAGCAAGGATGCAATCAGCGATTGGAAGGTTGGCGAATTGGTCTCACCCGTTACCTCTGAGATGCCAACAATTGCACTCTCGACATTCGTTTCGATCGTCTGTTCGTTCTCGGCAATCTGGGCTTGCAGTTGGTCAACCTGAACCTGGGCTTCCAGGATTTGCTCACGGGAAGAATCGCTGATGCCGTCTACAATTCCTTCAATTGAGGCAGTCATTTCTGCTTCTTGATTACCCGCTTTTAAATTGTCTGCAACAGCAGCCATGGCATCTTTGGCGATCGTGCGGATCTCAACTGAACCTGCCTTGATTTCGACCACTGCCTGGGAAACTGCTTCCCGAACAATTTGTCGAATTCGCTCTGCTCTCAGGCTACCTTCTGATTTTGCTTTTTGCAGGTCAGCGGTAATTTTTTCTTTCACTGGGGTAGACATAATTTTTGCTCCAATGCCGGGTGATTTTATAACCGAAAGGAATGAAAAAGAGATGAAAAAACTAGCTGACTGGGGTTGCTTCTACATCAATCACGTTGACTGATTCAGGAACGTTAGAAGCTATATGTTTGTCTTTGCGAGATTTGATATGTTCGATCGCAACTTGAGAAACTTCTGCCACTAGCAGGGCAACAATTGCACCGTCATCTAACCATCCCAATACTGGAAATGCATCAGGAGAAATATCAACTGGGCTAACCACATACAACAGCGCACCCAAAATCACAAACCAACGATATTGGGGATGACGAATCAAGTTTCGCAACCAATTCTGCAATGTCTGAGTCAGAAATCTTTTCTTCATTGAAGTTGCTCTTCAGCCAATGCATTGATCATGACAAACTTCTTGAATAAAGTCTGGTGTGGGCTACCCTCTGTTTTGTCGTAGTATTCCCCCATCCCGTCTTAAGACGGTTAACCGTACTAGCAGCGTTATGTGCGATTACGACGTTTTTCATTGATGGAAGGTTTGCCGCCGAAATATAAAGACTTTAGTAAAAGATATTGGCTCACATATTAAGACTTCAGCAAGTTGCCGAGTATTGCAAGCGAGTTCTACCAAACTACTCATACATTAGACATGGAAAGCGAATTGCTTTGGCACAAGCAGCTTTTTGATCGATCGGACGTATCTTTAACGCTAGGCTGGTCTCTCCAAAATAAACGATGAAAAGACAACTGCTGATGGGTGTTAAAACGCTGAGTCTTGCTATGCTCTTGGGCGCTTGTTCATCGCTCGCGACTAAATTCACCCCCTCCAAACAGATCGCGCCAGCTCGCACCAATGCAGATGCTTCTCTGCAGGTTAGTAACCTGACTCGCCTTTATGATTTACATGTACCATCCTCCTATCACAACCAGAAACCGATGCCGCTCGTCCTGGTTTTCCACGGTGCGTCGGGTGATGGCAGGGGAATGGCACAAATGACAGGATTCAATCAAGTTGCTGAGAAAGAAGGGTTTATTGCAGCCTATCCTGATGCGATCGGTGGACACTGGAATGCCCTGCGCGGTAACAAGCCAGATACAACGAATGATGTTGGCTTTGTTGCAGCACTCATTGATAAATTGAGCGAGCAATATAATATCGATCGTCGTCGGGTATATATTACAGGCTTTTCAAATGGCGGCATGTTTGCTCAGCGCTTGGCTTGTGAGTTAGGCGACAAAATTGCAGCGGCTTCGATCGTTTCTGCAACCATGCCAGATCATTTGTCGCGCATTTGCCAGTCCACCAAGCCGATTTCAATGCTGTTCATGCATGGCACTGATGATCCGGTCATTCCCTATGGACCTCCAGGGAAGGCATTGCTGTCTTTAGCAGATACAGTCAAGTTTTGGAATAATCATAACCAGTGTGTTGCCAAGCACAACAGCGAAGTGCTGCCTCATGTTCCCCAGGTTCGGTTGGATACCTATCAAAATTGCACCAATAAAACAGATGTGATGCTCTACACGATCGAGGGTGGAGGACATGCCTGGTCGGGTGCTGAAGCAACTCCAGACCCATCTGGTAATACTCCTCAACCAATGAAGGCAACTGAAGTGATTTGGAATTTTTTCAGCAAATATAGCAAACCTGAGCAGGGTTGATGGGGATAGAGAGCAGGTTATTAGAGCAGGTTATTTCCTCCCTCTTCTCTTTGTTCTCCCTTTGCTCTTTGTTCTCTCTTTGCTCTTTCACTTAGCTTCAGCAAAATTTCTGCATGAACTTCTTTGGTGATGGGGTAGAAAAAGGCAAGAACTAATCCACAGACTAAGGCTAGAGCAGGCAAGGGTCCGATCGCAAGACGGATCGCTACTAGTGCTGAAGGTGGTTGTACGGCGGCTTTACCGTCAAAGCCAGAGAATTGCAGGACGAGGCTCGTGCCTAGCTGCCCTAACGCTAGACCAATCTTTTGCAGAAATACCATGTAGCCGTAGAAGATGCCTTCGCGCCGCTGTCCGGTTTTCAGTTCATCCAGTTCAATTACGTCGGGCAGCATCGACCAGGGAACGAGATAGGCAGTTGCGACACCAACCCCTGCCAGAATTGCCAGCACATACATTAAGCCGACCTGCCCGCGTTGCAGAAACATCAGCCCAAATTGCGCCACCAGCCAGACGCCCATGCCCATAAAATAGACTGCTTTTTTCCCCACTTTTTGGCTGACCCAACTCCAGACGGAGAGCATGACGATCGCGGTTCCTTGAACTGCCAGAGCCACTTGTGCAGATGCCTGAGCCGGAAGCCCCATCCAGTTGGTCACAAAGTAGGGAATGATTGCGGCTGTATTTTGAACGGCGAGCCAGGAGAAAAGATAAATGCCAATTACAAACAGAAAAGCCCGATTGGTAAAGGCAAGCTTTAGCTGCTGGAAGTAGGGCATCTCGACAACGGGTTCATTGCCGCGCGCCGCTAGGGTTTGGCGATCGACCGCTGTCATGCGGTGACGGGTGCCGAAGATACAAAGAAAAGTCGGAATCACGGACATCAGGGCACAAATTCCGCCTAATAGCCAATATTGCTGCGTTGTATCTTGAACGGTGGCAAAGATCACTTGAGCAATGATCAGGGACAAAATGCTGGCGCTGATCGAGAAAGTAAAGCGAAATTGGTTAAGGCTGGTGCGTTCGTTATAGTCTCGCGTCAGTTCTGGCGTTAGAGCGGTGTAAGGTAAATTGACTGCCGTATAGGCTGTATTGAAAAAAACGCTGATGACTAAATAGAACCAAAATAAGCTTGTTTCCTGTGTTGCTGGATTGTTGCTGAAGCGAGGCACAACCCACTGTAAAAAGAAAAAGATGCCGAGCGGTATTGCTCCCAGAAACATCCAGGGATAACGCCGACCCCAGCGACTGCGCGTTCGATCGCTCAACACACCCACAAGCGGGTCATTGACTGCATCCCAGATGCCTGCGATCGATCGGATACTGCCTGCTACGATTGGGCTTAACCCAGCAACGTTGGTTAAAAAAATCAGTTGGAAGAAGACCAGAATGTTCGCTGTGATCGCTGTACCAAAGTCTCCTACCCCATAAGCGAGTTTAGTGGTGAGGTTGAGTTTTTCAGAGTGGGGTGAAGGGGAATCATCAAGAGGATTGTTCATACCAACACAGCGAAAAATAGAGCAACGTCAGTCTAACCTCTGATCAATCGCCCTTCGATGAGATCCGCACCAATCTTTGCATTTTGGGAGTGGGAAAAGGGAATGGGGCGCGGGGATCTATCCATCACAGTTCCCTGGAATTGTGGGATTGAGAAAGCAAGACAATGTTCTACTTCTCAAAGCAATGCCCCAAACATCAGCCATTCCCCATTACCCATCTCCCCCATGCCCCTTTTACTCAACCCCCAAAACTCTTGTCAAAAATGCCCATCGATCGGCGATTTCCTCAATCACTTTTGCAGTCGGTTTTCCGGCTCCATGTCCGGCTTTGGTTTCAATACGGATGAGGACGGGAGCATTGCCAGTATGGGCAGATTGGAGGGCAGCGGCGAATTTGAAGCTGTGGGCAGGGACAACGCGATCGTCGTGGTCTGCGGTGGTTACCAGGGTTGCTGGATAAGCGGTTCCAGGTTTGAGGTTGTGGAGAGGCGAATAGGCGTAGAGTGCCGAAAATTCTTCTGGATTATCGGGTGAGCCATATTCTGAACACCATGCCCAGCCGATCGTGAATTTGTGGAAGCGCAGCATATCCATGACTCCTACTGCAGGGAGAGCCGCTGCAAAGAGATCGGGGCGCTGGGTCATGCAGGCTCCTACGAGCAACCCACCATTACTGCCCCCACCAATCGCTAGTTTTTGGGGTGAGGTGTATTGGTGTTCAATCAACCATTCTGCTGCGGCAATGAAGTCGTCAAAGACGTTCTGCTTCTTCTGTTTCATGCCTGCTTGATGCCACTCTTCGCCATATTCGCCGCCGCCGCGCAGGTTTGCCAGAGCATAAACGCCACCTAGTTCCATCCAGACTAAGTTAGAAACTGAGAAACTTGGTGTGAGAGAGGCATTAAAACCACCGTAGGCATAGAGATAAGTGGGATTGTTGCCGTCCAGTTTTAGCCCTTTTTTGTGAGTAATAAAC
This genomic interval carries:
- a CDS encoding TIM-barrel domain-containing protein yields the protein MPDFFGQLPTLEPAWTVPGDVKAFQYDDRALELQCGIGILRISVLATNVIRVRFSPTGQWMQPRSWAVTKADEDWAIVPFQVTEREAEIEIQTAQIRVSINRSTCKITCFDVNNQPFAQDTGLGIAWRESGIAAWKQIEAEEHFYGFGERTGTLDKTARHYTNWTVDSLDYDTLTDAMYQAIPFFIAMRPNLAYGLFLNSTFRSQFDVGAKQAGLLHLETESPEFDYYLIYASEPAPIVQTYTELTGRMPLPPKWAIGYHQCRWSYRSEAEVRELAQEFRQRQIPCDVIHLDIDYMRGYRVFTWNSQRFPDPKQLIGDLKQDGFKTVTIVDPGVKYEPDADYAVMDDGLEQEYFVRTKEGKLFHGYVWPDRAVFPDFLRSDVRQWWGSWHKELTEVGIAGIWNDMNEPAMNDRPFGDPGVKMWFPLDTPQGDLSERSTHAETHNLYGQMMARAAAEAMEKLRPQERSFILTRSGYAGIQRWSSVWTGDNQSRWEFLEMSLPMLCNLGLSGVAFVGADIGGFAGNATAELFARWMQVGMLYPLMRAHSTYDSDPHEPWVFGDRVEKICREYIELRYQLLPYLYTLFWEAATTGAPILRPLLYHFPQDPQTYELSDQVMLGSAMMAAPIVQPGKTCRAVYLPDGVWYDWWTGKPYQGSTHILADAPLEKMPLYIRAGSIIPLAPVMQFVDQSPLAELRFKVWQGTGEWTFYEDDGQSFAYREGASATTTYRVYPDGDRTVVEIAARQGEWQPHPRRVIVELVGVGEQEFQDDGSDRRLLF
- a CDS encoding metallophosphoesterase translates to MGFKRRQLLRWLGFGGVVNLSACVQQWATQGETNRSIAATPAPSPAMSPSVQSRLLEQQGIVDPARGDVRIVVISDLNSQYGSTDYEPEVDRAIALIPGWQPDLVLCGGDMVAGQSASLSRAEIQAMWAGFDRHISAPLRQAKIPFGFTLGNHDASGAKASNGRFLFANDRDLAAVYWNDPQHHSGLQFVDRARYPFYYSFQQNDIFFLVWDASTATISADQLSWVERSLASSAAQSAKLRIAIGHLPLYAVAVGRNNPGEYLDNGDRLRALLERYQVHTYISGHDHAYYPGHVGQLQMLHCGVLGSGIRSLLNGNSPLMKTLTVIDVNLAAADTIYTTYDAKTLKVIDQRILPRYIASPTGKILRRDLEWSDLTAAEKSA
- the pcrA gene encoding DNA helicase PcrA; its protein translation is MPVDFLSHLNSSQRRAVEHFCGPLLVVAGAGSGKTRALTYRIANLVLTHRVDPENILAVTFTNKAAKEMKERIEKLFAEREALDRHGKALEALSSREQTSLRSSVYKNITKNLWIGTFHALCARILRFDIEKYQGAQGAQWNRNFSILDESDAQSLVKEIVINQNLDDKKFEPRSVRYAISNAKNQGLSPEGLEREQATYRGRVIANIYAEYQKSLSANNALDFDDLILLPVKLFEQNDQVLAYWHKRFRHILVDEYQDTNRTQYNLIKLLVTNGEDTEKFHDWNQRSIFVVGDADQSIYSFRAADFTILMNFQQDFGDGLPDDDTRTMVKLEENYRSTENILQVANELIENNTERIDKILRPTRGAGEMIFCYRADDETVEAGFVVNQIRQLEQKNPELNWGSFAILYRTNAQSRAFEELLVKYGVPYNVVGGLRFYDRKEVKDVLAYLRAVANPDDSISLKRIINTPRRGIGKATLDRLDKAASELGVPFWQILRDETSVQTLAGRSAKPVIAFARMIQKWQEKAEELPASEIVQGVLDDSEYVQDLRQQGTDEALDRIQNVQELYNAARQFEEDNDESSLPLFLANASLASDLDNLNEAEQSKVSLMTLHSSKGLEFPVVFLVGLEQGLFPNFRSLEDPKAIEEERRLCYVGITRAKERLFISYARERRLYGSREPASPSLFLGELPKDLLLGSVANAIPKRMTTPIREIREQTIDAPGTHADDWSVGDRVVHRAFGAGHVTHIFGAGNKICLAIKFPGLGQKIIDPKITPVQRAD
- a CDS encoding YkvA family protein, encoding MKKRFLTQTLQNWLRNLIRHPQYRWFVILGALLYVVSPVDISPDAFPVLGWLDDGAIVALLVAEVSQVAIEHIKSRKDKHIASNVPESVNVIDVEATPVS
- a CDS encoding PHB depolymerase family esterase, encoding MKRQLLMGVKTLSLAMLLGACSSLATKFTPSKQIAPARTNADASLQVSNLTRLYDLHVPSSYHNQKPMPLVLVFHGASGDGRGMAQMTGFNQVAEKEGFIAAYPDAIGGHWNALRGNKPDTTNDVGFVAALIDKLSEQYNIDRRRVYITGFSNGGMFAQRLACELGDKIAAASIVSATMPDHLSRICQSTKPISMLFMHGTDDPVIPYGPPGKALLSLADTVKFWNNHNQCVAKHNSEVLPHVPQVRLDTYQNCTNKTDVMLYTIEGGGHAWSGAEATPDPSGNTPQPMKATEVIWNFFSKYSKPEQG